The DNA region aaagaaaggataagaaAGTATTTAGGGTTTATGAAATTACAGTACTTAAAAAAGTATAATCATGTTAAGACTTTAGTGTTCTGTTACAAAGTCATGTTAGTAGAAACTTGAAAGTCAAGTTCTCATAGCTCATATGATATATATTGTAGTTCTTAAAAAATACACCAGTAAACATGTCCATCATATAGAACTACACATGCTTGtccccatatatacatgtagcCAAATATGGACAGATTATTACTTAATTCCCTTCAATATGTAATTTGCTGGAACTTGATGTCGAGCAACTATCTCTATCAATACCTTGACAACCTGACGAAAAGAAGACAAATTAGTGCGTAATTAACCCACCAAAACTGACAGTTTAAGACAACTCAATCTTAATTCTGCTAAGACTACTGTTGGTTGAAGAATTTGCAGAGCATCGATCTTATTGTTTTGGCTTGAATTCTATTACTGGTTAGCTTTATTTCGAAATTTCGTTATGAATAAGAGATAAGTTGGTTAATTCTTAACTTGAAGCTTGAAAATTTCATGGTTATATATTGCTGGACATTCTAAAAAAATCCTTCTTTAAAGAGATGTTCGCATTGTATAGATTTAGTCTTATATAATTGAGTTTAAATGGTAGTGTACACtaacaaattataagaaaacaaataaagaaactaAAAGTACGTAAGAGTTGGGCGAGTTGAATTATGACTCATTGTTTAGCCCATCTTGACTCAACCCAACTAACTTTTAAACAAGGTTGAACAATGACCTTTTATATTCGAACAAAAACTCAAATAGCCTTATCCAACCACTTGAATTAAAATAGTTGGCGgatatatgatacatgtataatatgtatataaccatataaaattagtgtataatctatgtataccagatgaaaaaaaaaaaacagaaaaatccaaaaatccGATCGGCTATTTGTATAAAGATCCCTTTATATTCAACTCATTTTGACCCGCCTAAATTTAACTTAAGCTGTCGTTTGCCAACCCTACTAGTCAACCATCAAAGATGTGCTTAATTTTAACCAGAAGGATGTAAAATCAAGGCTTGTTATATGTAGGTGGATGTTCCTAGAGTACGTAAGTGCACTTGTTTGACTAAGATATAAGCAACAAGAGTATAAGGTATAGAGAATTTGGCTGTGTCTATAACCAAGTTTGTGCTCCTCCGGTACATCACTTCCGTAGAATCTCGCTTCACCAGCGGCATCAGCAAATTAAGTTTTATGGGGATCTATGGTTATTAGAAGCTATTGCAAGGCGTATCAGTTAACACCTGAAAACTTTAGATTTTTGATTTGTGGATTAGGCGGTGAGGATGTCGAAGCCGGCGAGGATCAGATTCATGAGGGATTTTAAGGTAACTATAGGTAGCGCCGGCAAGGATAATATTCATGGTGAATTTTGTTACTTTTAGAGTGTATTTTCCGGCGGTCAGATTTGAATTTTTGAGTCTTCAAGGAAATACATTGTTTATACATAGTTATACTATGTCTATACATTGTTATACAAATCATATACATCATTTATACATTCTATATAGTTTATagaatgtatatgtaatgtataatagtgtataaggatgtatatgtaaagttacaaaaaaattgagcaatttatatatagttatacgCTACATATCCATTATCTATACACCAATGATAGGGCCATATCGGCTGCAAATTAGATGCGTGAGCTGTATATATGAGTTATTTCACCTTAAGAAGAATGTTGGGCTTTTTATGGGGGGCGGGGGGCGAAGTCCATTGGCTAGTTTGGCATGTGAATAATCATGAACTCTATGTATAATAGCAACTGGAATCATTTGTAAAGTCAAGAATAAAGTAACAATTCAAGTTGCGGAACAAGTGAGGTGAAAAAGCATTGGCTTGTACTTCATAAGGATCTTCATCCACCTATTTATGGTTAGTTAAATAAAGTCAAAGTCAACCCAACTATGGTACTCTAAGCTTGTGGAATCAATACTTGATATTCAACATTTTATAAAGTCGTCTTGCCGTCTTGTGGCGTGCATAAAACCTCAACAAATAGCACGATTGAATTTGTATTACAGTCACAAACACTTCAACAATTTCTGCGAATCCTAATTATTGATGTAAATAGATTATATAAGTTTAAACATACTAGAAGTTGACTAAATGCGTAAAATTGTAGATTTCGACACTTTTGTTCTTCAGAATTCTCtgttgctttcttttatttgtacatTCTGATATGTCATAAGTTAGGAAGGACTTTGGCTTATAGTTGTAGAAGGGAGAATTGAGCGGCACAACAGTTAAATTTTAGTTTAGCTACTTCCTAATAACATATTGATCAAcgcttaaatttttttaaagttattatcGTCCTCTAATTACTTCCATCAAAAAAACTATAGGATAAAATGTCAAGCCCATTTGGCCATAAGAGACATGCCACCAGCACCCAAAAGGACAGCAATAAAAGCCTTGATTTGTAGCTTGATGCTACCTTGTAATTTGTCACCCATGAAATCAGCAGCAAGAAGATCCACCAAAGCCATGTAAATCAAAAGGCCAGCAGATGAGGCGTTCAACAAACCAACAGTTATTAATGCACGAGGGCTATTTTCCTGGTAAGTTTTTGACAGTGCAATTCCAAGTGCTATGCCAAATGGGGTTGTTACTGAAAAGAAAAATGCCATTGCTgcctttttcaacattttgtaCTCTGCCTGtttgaagaaaaaacaaaacagGAAAAGGATCACAACTCTTTCACTTTTGATATAAAATACAAATAACTAACTTCGGCTCCTTTAGGATTAAATTCATAGATTGTCACACaactttattttattacatTAAAGTTActaaacgttttttttttttttttttttaacaaaaatgttttttagTTTTGAAAGTCAAAAACAAATAAGGTAACTCAAATTACTATAGTATCATGAAAGTCACAAAACTATACTTTTATAACCAAGATGTCGCTCAATTTTGCGTATCATAGAAAGTCATTAGGTGGAAGCAACATAGGCATTTTATATGAAACTTAGGCAAAGCTTGAATGGTTTTTCTtgttagagaaaaaaaaataagtcttaaaatgatgactttTTCTTATACTTTATAAGGCATGTAGAAAATGATCTCAAAGCTCACCGATTTGTtattaattacataaaaaaatagCTTAATGACTTTTTTGTGATACTTAGACAAACTTAAAAGaccttttagttaaaaaaacatttataaatgacattaaaaataaatatttttatgtataaaatatgtttgaaaataaaagttcaGTCACTTTTTTGGTCGACTTTAGTAATTAGTACAATAAAAATTGAGTGTACATTAGTGAAATTATTGCATTCATATATTAAGGTCATTCTTCAAGATGATGAAGTTAAATTCATATATAGAGGAAAAGTACTACTAGTATTTAAATAGCAGCGATTCAGACCATCCATTTTTTTAATGAACTATTGTCCTTATCATCCAATTGGCAATTTCCCTGTTTGTCGTTCTTCTCAGATGTAACTAACTCCAATTATTGATCCTCTTTTTGCTAATGTGATCATTTAATTGATTACTATTGATGGAAAACAAATAATTGATTACTTTTTTTTGTCTCTTTCAATCTTTTGGAAGATGTGAGAAAGCAAAAATTACCTGAAGGATGCAACCACCAAGGCCCATTCCTTCAAACATTTGATGAAAGCAAAGTGCAGCAACGAGTCCTTTAATTGTGCAAGTATTGTTTGAAGCACCTAGTGAAATCCCTATCACTATTGAGTGAACTATGATACCAAGCTCTAACACCtgccaataaataaataaataaataagaattcCATTCTAGGGATATTATgataattttagttttttactACTGCTGATAATAATGATCCATAAAATGCAATGTGCTAGCAattggtcttcattttttttttaattatcttttgctTTAATTTGTCACAAACTACATTAATTGGAAGTTTGATTTCGACACTAAAATACACTGATagcataaaaatatttttgccaATAATTCAATTTAATATGTTATAACAACTTATTGCTCCATTCTCGGCTTACCACTTGCCATATCAATTCAGATCAACTTAACTTGATGGTGAAATTAATACACTATCAGCGCACAAAACTTAACCTTAAAACTCTTTATTCACAGTATTCAAACATTTTGTTTGGTCAGGAATACCAAATTGGGTAAGGAATACCAGCTCCGGGAAGTTTATCAAAGAGTGGGCCATATTTGTTCATCAGCAATTTTGCTTTGTTCCAATTTCGTCTAAATAATTGTTTACCTTTCCTTATGTGGttcaattttgatttattttgtcGTCTTATTTATACCCTCTATGCAATACAACTCCCTATTCATCATTTCCCCTCGAATAGCATTTATGCATCAATCTTCTAAAAAatcatatatttgaaaatacaaTAAACAGTATCATATAAATCGAAACGTTTATTAGTAAAACTGAAATTGAGAATATTGAAAAATTGTATCAAACAAATATATATCTATGCGACTCCACGAATAGTAATCTTAGCGTATGAGGTTGCACTGAGAGATTATTAATTGTCTTTTTGGAACAGTTCCAAATGATATGCGCTTTCGTTCTTGTCCATTATTATCACATGCATGATGCAACTGCATGCTAACACCCAAATATatagcaatataaaataaatagttaaattattttctatGCATTTACAACTAATCGAATAGCAAACAAGCCTCATATTATTTTTAATCGGTTAATGATCGTGTAAAAACTGTTTGCACCATCATTCAATGTACATAACtgaaatcatagaaagaaattgAATTGGAGAAACCAGCATATGTATTAGAATTATTGATTCAGTTTCTAATAAATGGGGTTAGCATTTTAGGCAACATAAGCACATGGACCACCATGTCTAAATATAGGTTTTAGCTAATTTAGTAATGGTTGGAGTAACAACCTAATATTCGGCAAGAATGTCATCATTATTTGTTATTGATACAGAAAGACATGCATGTGGGCTGTGGCTAAAAATATTGGATCTATCTATGAATGGTTTAGAGCAGTCAACTACAATTAGGCAAGAATCTATTCTTCCTTAAAGCAACGACCGATTGTCGACACCTTCAAACTTTGTACCATTTAAGTTGTGCGCACTTGTCCATGTGCAAAGATTTTCTTACACTATCAGTGTtccattaataaataatttttcatgtcGTCGGtgtatataaattattaaacTTAACTTCAAAAATGTTCAAACGATATATGAAagtatgtcacataaattaaacgAGGAAAGAGACTAACCATGGCAATGACTCGGTAACGCAGTAATTTTGTTCCATCTTTAGAGAGGGAACCATGGTGATGAGAATGGAAATGGCCATTACTGACCGTGCCCATTTCTTGATCACCACCATTAATATGTCCATTTTGAACTTGTTGATTATTTTCTGGATTAATTACACCACCTTTGTGCTTCTTACTGTACAAGCTAGTAGCCATAGAGTCAATAGCCAACGTAATAATAGCCGATAACATAGCAACAAATCCAGTGAAAGGGAACTTGTGCCAAGGATTTTCCTTCAGACAATTAGATGACAACATTTCAAAAGAATCCGGCAACACGTGCATGAAACCGGTACCAAGAATAATTCCAGCAGCAAATGCCTTAACTATAACGAAAAGGCTCCGGTCAGGGCTTAACGCTCGAATTGAACGTGTGACTAAAGGCAAGCTTACGCCGATCATGCTGGTGACTAAAATGGAAACTATGGCTATGATTTTTAAGGTTAACGCTTTAGATTTATTGTTGCATGTGTTGTGTGTCTGTGATTCACATGATGAGTCTCTTTGTGAGAAAGCTTGAGGTGTGAAAATGGATATAAGGATGAAGAAGGTGAAGATAAgcttggaagaagaagaagccattGATGAAAGAACCATTGCTCTCTCTAGCTCGGTGgcttcttttaatttcttggttttggtgaatatttattttgcttTGGTTTGGGGTTTGTGAGCTGTGATATCAGGGAGATACTATATAGAcatagaatttgatgatatcGGGTGCATGGATAAAAATAGTATACTGCTGTCTTAAATGCTTAGCTGACATGTTAGTGTAATAGTTGTATTTTGCTTGTTCTGTCTTATTTGTAATCGAACATTTAGGGATCAATTATTTATCAGATTTCATGAGAATCAATTCAAAATTGAGTCGGTAAATTAACCACGCGCCGAATGACTCCTCGTATAACATACGTAGCTTGTTAGTGCTAAGTGCTAACTACACTTGTCCTCTTAGAATTGCATTCTTACGATTTTATACAAGTTAGAACATGGGCATTAGGTAGAGGATGGTCAGTAGATCTAATTATAATACACGTAAGGTTGTTAAGTGCATATTTCCTTGCAAGGACAGGTCAAGTCTCGAGAAATACAAACTGGTAGTAAATGCAATAGTATCAAAACTTTTGCATGGTGGCATCAATCTTTCATGCCCTTGTGTTGGTGGGAGGAAAagatagaaaattaaaaaatgtttGGAACAAAAAATAGAAGTTAATGCTCTTCTAGCAGCGTGAATCTGCCATCGTAATTTGTAAATAAATGGTCTCTTATACCGATTTACATgaatttgtaaggaagaaaatTGTCATATAAAAATTTGTTGTATTTTATTTGTAAATTTCTTAAGTAAAGAGTCCTACAACTGCAATAACATATGTAATGGACTACAAAAGCAATTCTCCCAAAATTTTTGTAAAGCTAAAAAGAAATCTTTAGAAATGATGATAAATTTCGAGTTATGTCACGTAGTTTGACTCATTatagaatttaaagaaaaaagactattgaaacttgtgatcttaAGCATATTAACATCCATGAGTCAGTAAAAGCTactcattaaggataaaatgaaatgtttaaaatcaaattattcTCAATTATAAAAGCGtcatttcttttaaataaactaatctatatataatataaagctaggcataaacaATCATATGTGGCACTTCTCTATGGCCTCCAttggcatttatcttttttctcttttttttttactttttctctcattttttaaaattgtttcattttaaataaCTATCTCCTATaattacatttcataacttctacttttaatcattaattaattatattcatAACTCTAAAGCTTCGTAACCGCCAAAAGAATTATTGTGCAAGTTTATGCGCACTTTATGTCATCTAGCCAGTTAAAAATATTGCTTAATGTCTTCTAACCTTTCTTTGTTGTAGAAAGTtcatattctttcttttcctttttttttccccccctccTGTTTTCTAAATTAAAGAGATTCGCACTCTtaactcaagaaaaaaaaaatacacactATCTATCTATTAAATACTTGGCCCTTTGCTTTCTCAAAGAAAACCAAAATTGAGCCGTTTGCTACGGTGCTCATGGATcagttacaatttttttttattattgttgtcCTTCAAATTAATTACAAACCATTCACGTCCAATTACAAACCATTCACGTCCATATCCTATATATTTTAATAGCCTGATAGGCTTCAAACATGGGTAAGCCCCACCTTCAAGTATTCGTGCCATTTACTAGATTCTTCTTCTCAGAAATGTATCTATGCCAAAAGTATTCATGATCAAGAGGCTCAACGTTGTTCAAATTATAAACTGATCTTGTGTGTTTCAAACGCAAATGATTTCCCCTACTTCCTATTGAATTTTGCTTGGACAAGGGATCCGGTTCATATAATAGATGGTGAAAAATAATTCAATAGCGTTTTTGGTGAAtgcatttatgtattttggaGGTTGCGTATTTGGATGAATAAAGTCTTTCATAAACTGGTTGAAACTCTTTCTTAAGCCTGTGAATCATTGTTGGTAATTCCTCTCATCTTCCTTAGTTGCTACAAGTAACAAGTCGCATGACTTAGAGCCTGCCTTGTGTTTTTTTGCCCTATTGCTCCTATTATTTCTCTATATTTATAACGGTGTACTCATATATATGGTATATAGCAATTTGCTTAGTTTTTCTTTGGTCCATAATagtaattattatattactttTTTTACCTTAAATATTGGAATTTTCATATTACGTTCATGTTAGATTAAAAATTAGTCTTGTAGTTAAGTTTAGTGTCTCATTACATTGTTAATGCAAATATGATATTCATGTTGGATTGCTTTGTTTTCTGTTGATGTGATTTCTCAACATACTAAAGATGATTTTCACCccaaaaaaaatgcttttattGTTTTTACGTATAGTATGCCCTAAAAAGATATATAACCTTTGAGATAAAGTGATTTTTGACTATGGCTTAAACGGAATTGTATATTCTTACCCTAGGAATATCAGTATTGTTTTGTGTATATTAAGAATCGTGAAAGTGAGAGGGGTGGATTACGATTTATTCAATCATAATgcttatctatttatttttatcctttcatcttatttttttttcagtttacaTTATCTAAAAAATTAGCTCATGCTTGGATTTTTTAGTTACTTAtcatttctttttgaaaaaaaaatgaacgtttaaaaaagaaaactgaaaagaaaaaaaaataagataaaaggtaaaaaagaaaggaaaaggttGAAAATGAACTATAAAGACAAGACCAGCGTAAATAAAATCAGTTTGATTTTGTGAATTTGGGGTCCACGGTTTTAGcttcttgctcttcttttgttttttccttttgaaagaaaaacaaagcaCCAAAGAAAAGTAAAGAACTAGCTCGAAATCAAGCAAGGAATGGAACcctagaaaataatatatataaatattgtaAAATTTAACTACATAATGAGAGTGTATATCACACACACTTATATAGATATGAATGCACAGATGTAGATCAATTTTATTGAAATTCGTTTTCTTTCTTTACACGTTTTTAGAGAAATCACCTactatttaattatataaaaattaactatatttaaaatacaaaaaattaagTAGTGGATTacaagttgaattgaatgtgttCGGATTTGAAGCTAagaatattttctaaaatatttttaatatccAAATACTGTGGAAAagattattttataaatttaatgaTGTTTTATTATTCGCGCGTAGCGTGGATGAGTTCActagaaaaaaataatgtataaattgaaatagagcgCGTAATACATACGTCACATCCAAAGAATTCAAGACCGACACTTCTCACTCCAAAACAAATTATCTGAAGCCAATTTAACCAGCTCTGCATTTCCATAAAGACTCTGTAAGCAACAGGATGAGCACCCCAGAGCAAAGTATCTGGCCAAATGACATGCTTCTTATAAAATGCTAAGCCATTTCTAGGCCTCTAGCCCTAGCAAACAGATCCACCATGCAGCTAAACTGCTTTATAGGATCGGATTAATACCCAAGTCCTCCCTTGCACGAAAGTACTTAATCACCTTCTTCAACTAATCTTGAATCGCCTACAACTGCCAATAGGAAAGTTCCAGCATGTCCTTAAGCAGTTGCAGAGATATTATACCATTCCCACGAATACCATGACATAATATTATTGCGTTACAAGAGACTTGAATTAATCTTAGAAGCCTCGAAAAATAAAGACATGTAATCGTCCAGACTCTTGCATGTTTTCCATAGAGGTCAATGAGAAAGGTACAAATAAAAGACATCCATGTTGGATTTTTATTGTGGGTTGGGTCGTGGGTCGCCCAAGTGGACCTCCGACCCTACCAATTGTAGAAGATAACCCCGCAATGGTTACTGTAAGTTAACACCCAATATAACTCCTACACACTATTTGTAAGTGTACGTGGGTTTCATGAAAACTTTCAGAAtcgctttctttctttatatagaaAAAGAACGCTTTTCTCTAGGAATAGCGAGTCCGCAAAAATATTCTCCTCTTCTAAAATTCTCCCTAAAGAACACACATACAAAAGGATATCTGAATTCGCGAATAACTTTGTTTCCTAGTGAGACGAAGTCGACCTTGGGCAATTTCTTTGGTGGTAAGATCAACAACTTCCGCTGCAATTGAAAGGTACACAATTCGTTGTTCTTGCCCCGTTATGATTTTCTAACAATCCAGATGAAGAGCAACCTCAGAGACATACCCGTTAGTCCTCACTCTTCTTGCAATGCGCCTAAATGGCATGTGCCGGTAAGATGATCATCCAATGTCCTTGGATTGGTGCAAACTGTCCTATACTTCAATAGCCTCTCTTGCAAGGCCATTTTGAGCATTACTAATTGTGGTCACTCTGTCACACAAAACTACATCCTTAACATGGATCTGTCATGAGTGCAATCACTAAAACCCAAGTTAGCACACATATCAACCACGACATTCCCCAAAATAACATCTTCCTCAATCAACATCTCCTCAAGTATATGTCCATGAAAAGAATCTGCTCAAAGGAATTTTATGGTCCGAGCAAAACTACAGGCGTAAAAGCTTACTAAAGCTGCCTGTCAGGTTGAATCCCCTTTAACGTTATGTCCTGAAAGTACTTTAGGGCTTTATCTGGCATAACATTTTTCTCGTATGCAGCAATAAACGATATTTGTGATAATAAATCCTTACAACCATAGCATCAGGTACCATTTCTGCtagttgacacctaattttggctcgacgtgcttaaaattaacgttTTGGGGGCCCTGATTCGTTAAAGAGCGCGAAATacattttttacacattttttcGACAATTTATCGataattatccttattttaggaattttatcaatttattgtcatttttaagaatcattatttttgcacatgtacagcataatactaccatttttgtgcaattaataattatttcttaattttataacAGTACATTTTCGtatcttatacattaatatttatattttatacttacattattatttatacatatattaattaactatattttagtacgATCGTCGGTACACAGAAAAGTCGGAGCAATTAATCTTAAATGCCGAGAAAGAATTCGGTCAAGTCAAAGTCTTGTCACCTTTTAAAAAAGTTAACATCTAAGGTGATGAGTTAGGTTCTTGATCCATTGGTTATTGCATTTTTATACACGGGTTAAAAGGGGTAAGGGAACAAGGGGGGgagttcatttattttttggaCAAAAGAGGGTGTTTATTGACATTATAAGAAAGGAGAGgggttaatttaatttttttcatcttctacacatcttctacacacactacacaatttaatttttggattctctctctctctctctctctctctctctaaaacaAAATCCTAACATTTCTCCTCCACTTTCTTTAGCCGCCGACCACCACCCCTACGAACCACcctctccaccaccaccaaagAACCCGTAACCACCACGGCCCATCTCCACGAACCCACTTCGCTCCCCCCACCTTCACCGCTCATCCTCCCATCGCCACCACCGCTCCGACCAAACCACGCCGGAGCGACCAACAAACACCACACCACCACGCCGCCCTTCCCTATTTTTCCCTTTCGACCACCACCAACCCCTCTACTCCTCTCCTCACTTCTCCCTCAAACCACCACCATTACACCCGTTTCTCCGCCCCACAACCTTTCCATGTCTTTTCTCGTTGTCTTTTAACTCTAAATCAATCCACAACTACTATAAAAAGAGCTCTCTAAGGCAACAAACCATTTTCCGGATACGAAAATATTAGCTCGAGCTTCAAGCTTCTTTAATGGAGTTTTTCCCATGGTTGTTCAAGCGTTCAACTCTCTCCATGAGTGGTGGCTTCCAAAGCGAATTTGAAATTAAAGCGAGGATCAATTGCATCAATGATGCCAAAAACAGAACAATGACTCctttttttttagggaaaagggtcaaaaatacccctctactttgaaaaaagggctaaaaatatcctctgaagttattttgggtcaaaaatacccctctcatccttaaagttttctaTTACCTCGTCTTGGATaattatccaaaataacccaaaattatttttaaaacccgtttcaTCATAaaccgacccaactaaataataacccataagatccccttattcctccaattccctcaaacttcaaacctacatattgggggaataagggaaTCTTATTGGTTATTATTTGGTTGGGTCgagtttaaatgatggagcgggtttaaaaagcgatttcgggttattttggggaaaatttccgtcaagacaagtatatttgaaaactttaaggatggaggggtttttgacccaaaataagttcggaggatatttttagccctttttccaaaatagaggggtatttttgacccttttcccttttttttatttcaagttcttttatttttaatgttgattttttttctgaaaTCAAATACTAAAATAATGATTATAAATATGGTATCCTGTGGGGCAAttacttatgtatataaatagaaaaaagaaacgATTGAATCATATGCAGCCTAATCTGTGCCCGGAAAATACTTTCGACGGCCAACTGTACTGTTAcattttttgtcaaatttatttaaattcatttgGGCGAATACTAAACCCAAATGGTCGATGAAATAATTTCcgtcgatttccaaggcctcccatgtacaaaagacggattttttatgttaagtttatttattatttctttaattcattcgatAGTTATTTAATCGCTTACTAACATTTTTACCAAGTGCTTATACAGGTATGGGGAAATACATCTCAAAGACGATATTCGGAAGGCAACCGAATcactgtttgtatttactttccgcGTTCTTTAAACTTGTACATAACATAAA from Lycium ferocissimum isolate CSIRO_LF1 chromosome 2, AGI_CSIRO_Lferr_CH_V1, whole genome shotgun sequence includes:
- the LOC132048135 gene encoding fe(2+) transport protein 1-like translates to MVLSSMASSSSKLIFTFFILISIFTPQAFSQRDSSCESQTHNTCNNKSKALTLKIIAIVSILVTSMIGVSLPLVTRSIRALSPDRSLFVIVKAFAAGIILGTGFMHVLPDSFEMLSSNCLKENPWHKFPFTGFVAMLSAIITLAIDSMATSLYSKKHKGGVINPENNQQVQNGHINGGDQEMGTVSNGHFHSHHHGSLSKDGTKLLRYRVIAMVLELGIIVHSIVIGISLGASNNTCTIKGLVAALCFHQMFEGMGLGGCILQAEYKMLKKAAMAFFFSVTTPFGIALGIALSKTYQENSPRALITVGLLNASSAGLLIYMALVDLLAADFMGDKLQGSIKLQIKAFIAVLLGAGGMSLMAKWA